From Xenopus laevis strain J_2021 chromosome 7L, Xenopus_laevis_v10.1, whole genome shotgun sequence, one genomic window encodes:
- the LOC108696752 gene encoding uncharacterized protein LOC108696752 translates to MGDKRKMRVRRVCAVIFTTMLACCLEITDAEVTLTPSEANVTIDSGGTNFPPVEFSDLKENASNKSISTKDFDSTQSLLNLSIAFFHGDAQNSTEVGASQDAIFNTSLTDGVEFLQENHSTTELTTPESKEKGNVICVLFYKIWNHGKLGNASTDYFTQHGEEEYEARKDFGAYRLLALFLGMAGVLACLLILVYCIYNRQRKEEMFSHRRLYDEGFEDPVLHLDTPMDHYDFFSFKEFDTMTPALKEQNTEEQKNAGYSSKGDYKVDVPKGTSSNEHLRQIFQLGPLKLM, encoded by the exons ATGGGCGACAAACGAAAGATGAGGGTCAGGCGTGTATGTGCGGTAATATTCACTACTATGTTGGCCTGCTGTTTGGAGATAACAGATGCTGAGGTTACCCTGACACCGTCTGAAGCAAATGTCACTATTGATAGTGGTGGCACTAACTTTCCACCTGTGGAATTCAGTGACCTGAAAGAAAATGCATCTAATAAGTCAATCTCAACCAAAGACTTTGACTCGACACAAAGCCTTTTGAATCTTTCCATAGCCTTCTTCCATGGTGATGCTCAGAACTCAACAGAAGTTGGTGCCTCCCAAGACGCCATTTTTAACACAAGCCTCACAGatggagttgagtttttgcagGAAAACCACAGCACTACAGAATTGACTACTCCTGAAAGCAAAGAAAAAGGCAATGTAATCTGTGTATTGTTCTACAAGATATGGAATCATGGCAAGCTGGGAAATGCCTCCACTGATTATTTTACTCAACACGGGGAAGAAG AATATGAAGCCAGAAAGGATTTTGGAGCCTACAGACTGCTGGCCTTGTTTCTGGGAATGGCAGGGGTGCTGGCCTGCCTGTTAATACTTGTCTACTGCATCTACAACCGGCAGCGCAAGGAGGAAATGTTTTCCCACCGCAGACTCTACGATGAAGGTTTTGAAGATCCAG TTCTGCATCTCGACACCCCAATGGACCACTATGACTTCTTCTCCTTCAAAGAGTTCGACACAATGACACCCGCCCTTAAAGAACAGAACACTGAAGAGCAGAAGAACGCTGGTTACTCATCAAAAGGAGACTACAAAGTAGATGTGCCCAAAGGCACCTCCTCAAACGAGCACTTGAGGCAAATTTTTCAGTTGGGACCCCTTAAGCTTATGTAG